Below is a window of Variovorax sp. TBS-050B DNA.
GTCGCCCAGGCCCTTGGCCATCGCGGCCACGCCGTCCTGGACCTTGGCACGCTGGCGTTCGATCCAGGTGGTGCTGCGCTCGCCGTCGCTGCGGCCGCTCCAGGTGGCTTCGAGGCGCCAGAGCACGCCCGCATCCATGACGCCATCGGCCAGCGCCTCCCAGGTCTTGACCTCCGCGCGCTCCCGGCCCTGCTGGGGAATGAGCTTGCCGACGGGGGACAGCGTGTCGAGGTACTCGACGATCACGCGCGAGTCGAACACCGCCTCGCCGCCTTCCATGATGAGGCAGGGCACCTTCCCGAGCGGGTTGGAATGGGCGATGGTGGTGTCGGCAGCCCAGACGTCCTCGATCACGAACTGGTAGTCGAGCCGCTTCTCGGCCAGCACCACGCGCACCTTGCGCACATAGGGGCTGGCGGCCGATCCGATCAGTTTCATGAAAGCTCTCTCCCTCGGGATTGGTAACGTTTGTGGGAACCATTTTAGAGGACGCCCGAAGGTGCGGCCGCCGAGCACTGCAAACCGCGTGCCCGCCGCCCGCCTAAAATTCGGGCATGAGCTTCTCCACCGTTTCCGCCCTCTCCCCATTGGACGGCCGCTATGCGGCCAAACTCGCGGCATTGCGTCCGCTGATGAGCGAACAGGGCTACATGCACCGGCGCGTGCAGGTCGAAGTGGCATGGTTCATCGCCCTCTCCGACTGCGGCTTCGCCGAATTCAAGCCGCTCACGGGCGGCGCGCGCAAGTACCTGCTGGGCCTGGTGTCGCACTTTTCCGAGGCCGATGCACTGGCCATCAAGGAGATCGAAAAGACCACCAACCACGACGTGAAGGCGGTCGAATACTGGATCAAGTCGAAGTTCGAGGCGCGGCCCGAGCTGCTGGCCGCTGCCGAGTTCGTGCACTTCGCCTGCACCAGCGAGGACATCAACAACACCAGCCATGCGCTGCAGATCCAGGCGGCGCGCGAGAAGGTGCTGCTGCCCGCGATCGACGGGCTGATCACCAAGCTGCGCGAGATGGCGCACCAGTTCGCGGGCGTGTCGATGCTCTCGCGCACGCACGGGCAGACGGCGAGCCCGACCACGGTCGGCAAGGAAATCGCCAACGTGGCGGTGCGCCTGGCGAAGGCCCGCGCGCAGATCGCCGCGGTGCAGCTGCTCGGCAAGATGAATGGCGCGGTGGGCAACTACAACGCCCACCTCGCGGCCTGGCCGGACTTCGACTGGGAGGCCTTCAGCCGCAAGGTCGTCGAGACGCCCGCGCCGCTGGGCCTGGGCCTGAGCTTCCAACCGTACAGCATCCAGATCGAGCCGCACGACTACATGGCCGAGCTGTTCGATGCGGTGGCGCGCCTCAACACCATCCTGGTCGACTTCTCGCGCGACATCTGGGGCTACGTGAGCCTGGGCTACTTCAAGCAGCGGCTCAAGAAGGGCGAGATCGGCTCCTCGACGATGCCGCACAAGGTCAACCCGATCGACTTCGAGAACGCCGAAGGCAACCTCGGGCTCGCGAACGCGCTGCTGCGCCACCTGAGCGAGAAGCTGCCGATCAGCCGCTGGCAGCGCGACCTGACCGACAGCACGGTGCTGCGCAACATCGGCGTGGCCTTCGGCTATGCGACGCTGGCTTACGCGAGCCTCGCGACCGGCCTGGGCAAGCTCGAGATCAACGAGGAGGCGCTCGCGGAGGACCTCGAGGCCTCGTGGGAAGTGCTGGCCGAGCCGATCCAGACGGTGATGCGCCGCTATGGCGTGCAGGGCGCCTACGAGCAGCTGAAGGAAGTGACGCGCGGCAAGACCGTGACGGCCGAGGCGCTGCACGGCCTGATCCGCTCGCTCGACATCCCCGAGGCCGAGAAGACGCGCCTGCTCGCGATGACGCCTGCGAGCTACGTCGGCAAGGCCGCGGAGCTCGCCAGTAGAATCTGAGGCCTCCTGCCCGGAAGCAAACAGCCGCCCGAGGGCGGCTGTTTGCTTCGTGCGGCAGACCGGTTCCACCTTCAGCCACGCGCCGCGACCGGCGCTCCAGCCAACAACCCCAACGGGCTTTTCCAGGCCCCGCGATACATGCTGCGCGCCCCTTTGCGACGTCTCTGGCTCAAGCTCCATCGCTGGATCGGCCTCTCGCTCGGCCCCCTGCTGGCACTCACCGCGCTGCTCGGCGCGGTGCTGGTGGTCGCGCTGCCGATCGACCGCCAGGCGCATCCCGACTTCTTCGTGGCGCGCAGCGGGGCGACGCCCGGCTCCGCACCGCTGGCGCTGGAGCCGCTGCGCCAGCGCCTGCTGGCTGAATTCGGCCCCGACACCGACCTGACCCTGCGCCCGCCGCGCCAGCCCGGCGAAACGCTCTGGGTGCGGGTCCGCGGCGCCTGGGAAGGCACGCTCTACCTCGATCCCGCCACGGGCGCCGAGCAAGGCCGCCGCGGCACGCACGAGGGCGCCTACAACCTGCTGTTCGAACTGCACAGCAGCCTGCTGCTGGAGGACACCGGCAAGGGCATCCTGGCCTTCGCCGCGCTGGCCTATCTGTTCCTGCTCGTGACCGGCCTCGTGCTCTGGTGGCCGGTGCGCTGGCCGCCGTCGCTGCGGATCGTGCTCGACCGGGGCCTGCTGCGCGGGCTGTTCGACCTGCATCGCACCGGCGGCGCCGTGCTCGGGCTGCTGATTGCGGTGTCGGTGTTCACCGGCGCCTACATGGCCTGGCGGCCGCTCGGCGGCTTCATCTCGGCCGCGATCGGCCAGCCGCAGTTCAAGCCGCCGGTCGTGCCCAGGGGACCGGCGACCGGCCCGAAGCCGTCGCTGGACGAACTGCTCGCACGCGCGCAGCAGGTGTTTCCGGGCCAGCCCATCGGCTATGCCCATGTCCCGGCCAAGCCGAGCCGGCCGCTGCGGGTGCGCTTCCGGCTGCCCGACGATCCGCATCCGAACGGCATCGGCTCGGTGTGGCTGGATCCGCGCACGGGCGAAGTGCTCGCGGTGCGCCGCTGGCAGGAACTCGACGCGGGCAGCGGCGCGGTCGCGGTGATCTACCCGCTGCACACCGGCGCGCTCGGCGGGTCGGCGCACGAGGCGGTCACGGCGCTGCTCGGACTCGCGCTCGCGGGCCTGGGCCTGAGCGGCGTCTGGCTCTGGTGGCGGCGCCGCGCGGTGGCCGCGGCAGCCCGGCAGAACGCCATGCCCGTCAACCGCACGATGTCATGACAAAAGACGCGTTCAGCGTCGACCGACTTTTTTCAGCACCCCAAGGAGGATCCGTGTTCAAGCAGAAGAAGTGCGCCGCGCTCGTGATGGCGCTGTTTCCCGTCAGTTTCCAGAGCTTCGCGGCCGAGCCCGAGCCCGCCGGCGGACCGAAGTCGCTCGAGGCGATCACCGTCACTGGCGACTGGCTCGGCTCGCCCAGCGAGACCAGGGTGCTCGAGCACCCCGGCGCGCGCAGCATCGTCGAGCGCCCGCAGATCCAGGAAAGCGGCGCCTCCAGCGTGCGCGACGTGCTGCGCCAGGTGCCGGGCGTGCAGGTGCAGGAGAGCAACGGCACCGGCGGCAGCGACATCTCGCTCAACGTGGGCGTGCGCGGCCTGACCTCGCGGCTGTCGCCGCGCTCCACCATCCTGCTCGACGGCGTGCCGCTCGCCTATGCGCCGTACGGCCAGCCGCAGCTGTCGCTGGCCCCCGTCTCCCTCGGGAGCCTGGAAGCGGTCGACGTGGTGCGCGGTGCGGGCTCGGTGCGCTACGGTCCGCAGAACGTGGGCGGCATCATCAACTTCGTGACGCGCTCGATTCCGAAGCAGTTCGCGGGCGAAGTGGGCGTGGGCGTCGAGGGCGCCACGCGCGGCGGCGGCCTCAAGACCACGCCGAGCCTCTTCGTCGGCGGCACGAACGAGAACGGCCTGGGCCTCGCGCTGCTCTATTCGGGCACGCATGGCGACGGCTTCCGCGAAAGCAACGACCACACGCGCATCGACGACCTGATGCTCAAGGGTGCCTACCGCCTCTCGAAGACCGACGACATCGCGGTGTCGCTGCATCACTTCGAAGGCCGCGGCCGCATGCCGGGTGGCCTGACGACGGCGCAGTTCGCGGCCAACCCCTTCCAGTCGGACCGCGCCTTCGACGAGTTCGCGGGCCGGCGCACCGACGGCTCGATCAAGTACACGCACAACGACGGCGTGAACAAGTTCGAGATGCTGGGCTACTACATCGACTCCTTCCGCGGCAGCTTCCTCGAGCAGGAGGGCACCGGTGCCAACAACGGCCGGCGCCGGCTGACGACCGCGCCGCGCGACTACAAGACCTTTGCCATCGAGCCCCGCTACTCGCGCCTGATCGACTCCGGCAGCGTGGTGCAGGAGATCAGCGTGGGCATGCGCTACCTGAAGGAAGAGGCCTCGGAGGTCGCGACGCGCAGCGCCTACTACACGCCGCGGCCGGGCTTCGACGCCTATGCGCTGGCCCGGCCCGCCT
It encodes the following:
- a CDS encoding glutathione S-transferase N-terminal domain-containing protein, whose amino-acid sequence is MKLIGSAASPYVRKVRVVLAEKRLDYQFVIEDVWAADTTIAHSNPLGKVPCLIMEGGEAVFDSRVIVEYLDTLSPVGKLIPQQGRERAEVKTWEALADGVMDAGVLWRLEATWSGRSDGERSTTWIERQRAKVQDGVAAMAKGLGDKPFCSGIHLSLSDIAVGCALGWLGFRFPEIDWRNDHPNLARLYDKLMLRPSFIDTQP
- the purB gene encoding adenylosuccinate lyase; translation: MSFSTVSALSPLDGRYAAKLAALRPLMSEQGYMHRRVQVEVAWFIALSDCGFAEFKPLTGGARKYLLGLVSHFSEADALAIKEIEKTTNHDVKAVEYWIKSKFEARPELLAAAEFVHFACTSEDINNTSHALQIQAAREKVLLPAIDGLITKLREMAHQFAGVSMLSRTHGQTASPTTVGKEIANVAVRLAKARAQIAAVQLLGKMNGAVGNYNAHLAAWPDFDWEAFSRKVVETPAPLGLGLSFQPYSIQIEPHDYMAELFDAVARLNTILVDFSRDIWGYVSLGYFKQRLKKGEIGSSTMPHKVNPIDFENAEGNLGLANALLRHLSEKLPISRWQRDLTDSTVLRNIGVAFGYATLAYASLATGLGKLEINEEALAEDLEASWEVLAEPIQTVMRRYGVQGAYEQLKEVTRGKTVTAEALHGLIRSLDIPEAEKTRLLAMTPASYVGKAAELASRI
- a CDS encoding PepSY-associated TM helix domain-containing protein yields the protein MLRAPLRRLWLKLHRWIGLSLGPLLALTALLGAVLVVALPIDRQAHPDFFVARSGATPGSAPLALEPLRQRLLAEFGPDTDLTLRPPRQPGETLWVRVRGAWEGTLYLDPATGAEQGRRGTHEGAYNLLFELHSSLLLEDTGKGILAFAALAYLFLLVTGLVLWWPVRWPPSLRIVLDRGLLRGLFDLHRTGGAVLGLLIAVSVFTGAYMAWRPLGGFISAAIGQPQFKPPVVPRGPATGPKPSLDELLARAQQVFPGQPIGYAHVPAKPSRPLRVRFRLPDDPHPNGIGSVWLDPRTGEVLAVRRWQELDAGSGAVAVIYPLHTGALGGSAHEAVTALLGLALAGLGLSGVWLWWRRRAVAAAARQNAMPVNRTMS
- a CDS encoding TonB-dependent siderophore receptor, with the protein product MALFPVSFQSFAAEPEPAGGPKSLEAITVTGDWLGSPSETRVLEHPGARSIVERPQIQESGASSVRDVLRQVPGVQVQESNGTGGSDISLNVGVRGLTSRLSPRSTILLDGVPLAYAPYGQPQLSLAPVSLGSLEAVDVVRGAGSVRYGPQNVGGIINFVTRSIPKQFAGEVGVGVEGATRGGGLKTTPSLFVGGTNENGLGLALLYSGTHGDGFRESNDHTRIDDLMLKGAYRLSKTDDIAVSLHHFEGRGRMPGGLTTAQFAANPFQSDRAFDEFAGRRTDGSIKYTHNDGVNKFEMLGYYIDSFRGSFLEQEGTGANNGRRRLTTAPRDYKTFAIEPRYSRLIDSGSVVQEISVGMRYLKEEASEVATRSAYYTPRPGFDAYALARPAYQSSKGGTTAHAVYIDDRIDFGNWTITPGVRYESIRSHNDVFTLSNNRVTNAIYPKIDSNEVLPTLSVLYRMSDRWSVFANAGVSFGPQQYAQLAQSTTGLHPEKAKTYEIGTHYKGESWSGELTLFNINFDKELLLARSITGDVGQWTDLGATRHRGVESALRYQLGSLSDSLKGLSVSATYTYTQATSKAGAFAGRDLPFYSRQVATLGARYERGPWTFNADVYAQSKQRSPGSPDDGGKYVTIEDSTGRLGNIPGYATMNLRAAYDFGPSMSHLKLAVGIKNLFDRRYFNRSVDNNGGKYVGQPRTLYLQASVAF